A single window of Oscillatoria sp. FACHB-1406 DNA harbors:
- a CDS encoding type II toxin-antitoxin system HicA family toxin, with protein MRVRQRGSHIAMQKRTEETTITVPIPNHKQLKMGTLLSIIRQSQVSRSLFEV; from the coding sequence GTGCGGGTTCGACAGAGAGGCAGTCATATTGCCATGCAAAAGCGCACGGAAGAAACAACAATTACAGTTCCGATTCCAAACCATAAGCAACTCAAGATGGGAACTTTGTTGTCTATTATTCGACAGTCTCAAGTATCGCGA
- a CDS encoding type II toxin-antitoxin system HicB family antitoxin: protein MKQSQQFTALIEREDDGYVSLCPELDIASQGETVEDARKNLIEAIELFFEVADPTEIASRLKLEVFITRLEVNIG, encoded by the coding sequence ATGAAGCAAAGTCAGCAATTCACCGCTTTAATCGAACGGGAAGACGACGGCTATGTATCGCTATGTCCCGAACTCGACATCGCTAGTCAAGGCGAAACGGTAGAAGATGCCCGAAAAAATTTGATTGAGGCGATTGAACTTTTTTTTGAAGTAGCAGACCCGACAGAAATTGCTTCTCGACTGAAATTAGAAGTCTTTATTACCCGACTGGAGGTTAACATTGGGTAA